The following is a genomic window from Aphelocoma coerulescens isolate FSJ_1873_10779 chromosome 5, UR_Acoe_1.0, whole genome shotgun sequence.
ACTTGAACTATCATGAAGAGGAGAATACAGGGCTCTTCTCCTTCTTTatggaaaacagatgagaaCTGGCCACGTCAGGCagttccaaaaacctggtcacACGTGTCTTTGAAGGGAAGGTTTCGTCTCCTTTCATGTGCAATGAGTTTATGGCATAGCTCCATCTTCCCAGAAGAGCTGAGCatttgctggggcaggagagctggaagtaAGCAGGACTTtgcagttactgaattttccagTTGCATCAATCAGTGGTGGatggaggaagagggagagggtaGGGTGGTTAAAGATGTGTCTATAACTGCAGGAGTGCTTCAATAAACCACAGCATGTCAAAGCTCCTTTGTGTtcaaacagcaattaaaattttaGACCTTCTCTGAATGGCAGCTATAGGTTTCCTTCTTCTCAAGGTCGTCATCTTAACGAATGGGAATCTGTGCAGGAAATGTTAAGATATTCCAGTGAATGATGTCGGGATCAATGTAAAGTCGTACAATGgatttcctttattgtttgtcCCAGTCTAAAGATGTGTTCTAAAAAACTGTGCATGTATAAAACTAAAACTACACACAAATCAATTAAAATACGTTGTAGTACAGAATCAAAGTCATATATTCTCCACCTGTGTTAATCAAATCCACTATGATCTTTAATCACGTATCTCATCTTTTCACATTTTCCCATATCCATTAGTTGAAAAATACTCTTATTCACTCAGACTTAAGTTAGATACTTGTTCATGTCATTACTATCCCAGAAATTGTCACTCCTCTTGTGATGTTTTTAGGGTGCTCTCAGTGCATATACCTTACTTAATCTGTGTATCTTAGATACTTCTACAAGATTGAGGTGCTTTTATTACTGTAGTTTTAATATTAGGAGAAGGTAACAAACTGTCTTCTAATAGAAGATTAGGATCTTTAGAAAACCAGGGGATGATTTTGAGTAATATTCCATATTTTAACCCTCTTTGCCTAGTACTCTTTCAGTCTTAAGACCGACAGTGTGTATTTATCACTCATTTTCATGTAGATGGAGATAACCTGTGACCTTCATCCAAACTGCAGAACTCCACAACCACAGCTTCCCTAAGCAGCACATCCTTGTTGTCTGCTGCCTCATTTAACATCCTCATTCCAACCTCTAGAGCAGATGCAGAAGGTTTTCATACACCAGTCTAATTCATTCATGTCATTTTCAGGACAGCATCAGTTCTGTTACTAAAGAATGGAAGGCTCTGTGTCCTAATTCTCGTATGTTTAATTCATACAGTGtagacagtcttgtttctgttttatcttctgagtaataatttttcctaattCATTGGGAGGTCCTTCCATAAATATCGTGTGTGTCTTTTTAGATTTTACTTCATAGGGAGAAGTAAAGAATAGCCAGACCCAGAATGTTGATTGCcttctgagaaaaagaagaaaaaaaatcaaatttttctcAATTTGTGGCTATCCTaaaattttcctgcagaaagagagaaattgcaAATTTAACCCTATTGATTTGATTTACTTGGCTGCTTTTCATGGACATTTCAGTAAGTGTAGTCTGTGTTCTCAGTGAATGCATTTATATTACCAAAGCGTGCACCCTAGTTTCTTGGCTGGGGGGCATGCACCAGGCCAGATTTGGGCATTGTCACCAGTGATATCCACAAACATGTATCATTCCCGtgtgggaatgtggccattCCCCAGAGCAAACCATGCTTACTGTGACAGCCGTGACTTGGTCAGAGGACCAGGAATCCTGCACTGTGACACAGTACAGAGGAATAAGCACGACTGAAGGCAAGGTTTGGCTTTTAAAGCAGGATTTACTTAGCACTGTTCAAAACGACTATGGTAGTAATTTAAATCTAATAAACAAAAGCATTATTCTcagctggtttgtttttctccatatAGAATGAATTAAGATGCAGTCTCACTCTCACTGAAGTCATGGCCAgagtttttccactgaagtAAATTGAAGCGAGATCAAATTCACACTCCTCACTTTTTTCATCTTACCTAAGTAAACTAAAGACAGgcagttctttctcctctgctgaaGGATGACCGTGCTAAACCATCAGCTCCACGTGGCAATTAGCCATGTTTAAGGATTGTTTAGTTTCCCGCAGTGTTTTGCACACAGGATTTTCTTCCCCCTAAGAGTGATCCATTCTTAAAACATggtgaaaaagcaaacagagaacATTTTGGTGCCAGgaattcttttgaaaatttgacTGGGTGAGTACATTTCCTTAATGTTCAAAAATTATCCTTTGAACATGCTATTTAACAGTGTCAAGCATTCTGTTCTCTAtattgcttttgctttaaaCCTGTTTCATTTTATAACTGATGAGATGCTTAACTGTTGCATCACAGCAGTTAGTTTGTTCAGTTTCAGTACAGCTGGCTTATTTCCATGTCATGCATCATTTAATTATACATATAAAACGTAGTTAAAACTGTACAGCTCCATGAGCCTCACTTAAGCTGTCTGTGACACTGCAGTAATCCCAGTACCCTGACGGGGTGTTGCACAGCTATGACTGGTTGGAATGTGGTAAACTGGTGATGTGTAAGAGAGCCTAGAAATGAGCTTGCATTTTGCAGCTGTGCTTGCTCTACTAGAAGAGgaagtaaaaccagaaaaaaactgcTCTTGTGGCAATATCAGCGTCTGTAAATCTGAATGCTTaatgaaaatcaaggaaaatgtgctgagtgaggaagtggtgcttttcccttgtttgtcgtttaattaatttttggtgGTCTGTTATTTGTCAGAAAAATCTATCTCAGATTCCTCTATGGAAAAACATGAAGTGTTCATGTGAGAGTGAAGATCCTAGTATTGGATGATTGTCTAGATATGCAAAAGACTTTGCctgttttgtctcaaaaatgCTTTCTGGAGGCAGTGATCATTGAGACTTAAAATGTACCCTAGCTTGAAGATGGATGGGCGCTGCTGTCCATGTGTATCTGCCGTCGACTGAGTATAAACTTGAAGGCATTTATTACATCTTAGtaatgggaaaagcagcaaatttcttgcagacattttttttccttttttaagctAGTGAACTTGAAGGTCAGATTCAACTCTATGTTGCATTTTCTGTCATATAATTATCATATATATAATGTCCTGAAGAGCAGCCTCCAGTCAGTGACATCAACAGCTTACATAGCAGTTGAACTAAGAATAACCTTGGAGAACTGACCCGTGTCAAGCTCTTATGAGTGTAAACTCTTGATGTCACTGACTGGAGGCTGTTTTTTCATGATCACAGAAGGGCCTCAATTGGATAAAAGAAGAATTGTgttcaaaaaatacaaaactattCTGCTGAATGTTCACTTTACTATATCTCAGAAgatgagaggaaacaaaacCGAAAGAGTAATACTTGACAAAGGATTTTTGCTCCCTTATAAAAAGAAGGACGGGACAACATCAAAAACAGCTTCCCTAGAAGAATGCAGGGAAGAGACATGATAAGTGGCATCAGCTTGGAAGAGGGATCAAAACTCTTTCTTTGATTACTTTTACTAATGACATCTGTTTAAGCAAATCCAATTCAGAGCAGTTTCAGAAATCCCAAACTTGTTCTCTTTCTGAGCACTATTTGGAGGGCACGATCTGCCTGACGTCAGTGTCTGTCTAGCAGTGGACATCTGTGGTCACTATGCAGGTGCTCGATTCAcatcctgtttctttttcctccctccccatttCTGCAGTTCCATTTCTAGGTGAGTTCCCCAAAGAAGAGCTGAGGAATATAGGGGATGACTCTTCCGTACTCACAGTCCTTTGGAGATAaatacacagagatagcagaaaGAGTCagaatttcctttatttaaccAGCGCAACATCAAACAAGTCAGAGAGATTGGTTAACTCTGTTTAAGGCAGACAATTTTGAAGATGGTGGGAGTGACAGATGTACATCTTTGCTACAAATTTGAAAAAGGAGACATTCTACTTTCTGAACAAAATCCTGGCTATCCCAGAATTTTGCACTGTGTTGAACCATAGAGTTTTAAGAGCTGAGAGGTTGCTGAAGACACCAAAATTTTGTAATTAACTTACTGGGCCTCTTAAAGGAGGGTGTTAGATCTTCCTGTGCATCATTCAAGCAGCCtggatttctttcagaaagatttCTCACTAAATCTGTAACAAAACATTAGCCTATATGACATACTGCCCCAAAAGTaatcaatataaatattattaataaaaaatgtccCCCTCCAAGATTAAATAAAAGCTTACACCTATATACCAAGAGCATCCATGGATCATGTCACCCATATTTATATTTGACAAGGGTTTGTGTGGGAGGGCgcttgtgcctgctttgtacaGGGAAGCTCTGGGGTTCCCAGGTTCACGACTGATGGGTCTGCACTTTGTGTCTCTTGAGGCTTtgggtgcccagggccatgatGAGTTCCCGGGCTGGAGATGGCGGGTGGGGCTGGCCTGTGATGCGCTCTGGGGCCTGTGACAGCACaggggccgtgtcacaatgggggcaGCTATTAAAGGCCCCATGGGTTGCCGCTGCCCCAGTAGAGCCTGGGCAAGCGGTGAGTGCACACAGGCggtggggaggcagggctgggggagggctggggcagaagcgCCGGCACCGGGGGCGTGTGTTCTGTCCCTGCATCCAgggcccagcccctggtgggagtgCCTTGCTCAGGCTCGGTGCTTGCTGGGGCAGCGGTGCAGgccttgcctcctgccagctgccgggggccctctccttcctgctgccacgtccctgtggctcctgccccCCACTGGCTGCCTCCATGCTGGCCCTACTGAACCCCTTCTGTGTGTCCTCTTGCAGACCATGGCTTTGTTGTCATTGCTCTTCGTGCTCGtgcaaagcctgatccagtacccccagccagctggggatgggctggatgagGCCACGCACCGGCGAATGCAGGAGCGTGAGGAGCTGCTTGACCGCGAGATGgctcggctgctgcaggagctggagcaagggcccccggagcagcaggacgagggctggggagccctgctctttggtgccctgcagcagtggccattctgggctcttgctggactcctgctcctcttgggcCTGTGGTTTAGCTGCAGGAGGAGTCCTGAAGCCAGCGAAACcaacagcagcggcaaggaccagagctcctgcaagatcttgggagaggagaaggaaaaagaaaaggaagaagacagtTTGGATTCCAAGGGAGATGGAGAAACCATAGATGTGACTGTGGAGGCAGATGACAGCGGCAGTGGAAATGAAGAAGGcagtcctgtggctgcaaaTGAAGGAGACGATGATGATGCCAATGAACGAGATGAAGATGTGAAGTTGAAGAAAGACAGTGATGTTAAAAGTGACGATGGCCATGATGCAAAGAAAGATGAAGGCTGGAGTGATGGGAATATGCCAGGAGACAATACTGCCgaaggaaatgaagaagaacCTGGCAATGTTACTGGAGGTGTGGAAGACCTAGATGAagtaaatgaaggag
Proteins encoded in this region:
- the LOC138110954 gene encoding uncharacterized protein; translation: MGLHFVSLEALGAQGHDEFPGWRWRTMALLSLLFVLVQSLIQYPQPAGDGLDEATHRRMQEREELLDREMARLLQELEQGPPEQQDEGWGALLFGALQQWPFWALAGLLLLLGLWFSCRRSPEASETNSSGKDQSSCKILGEEKEKEKEEDSLDSKGDGETIDVTVEADDSGSGNEEGSPVAANEGDDDDANERDEDVKLKKDSDVKSDDGHDAKKDEGWSDGNMPGDNTAEGNEEEPGNVTGGRRRWK